One window of the Actinomyces procaprae genome contains the following:
- a CDS encoding CshA/CshB family fibrillar adhesin-related protein: protein MLRHAQRDGARRARRCHPTLSGLTALFLSGSLAVCYLVAPAAQAVYAAPDGGSGRFESVIDWIDWTEASNVTVDNSGRMILPDGANSTVWSTPSRVGDGLWRSSQCSISEVETHYEVTHEGVTETYDAGLVVGYDTGSWIGDGMARLYNDSTRYDNGVEIDPNYGVPGISYRNVNVRSGLPIGIANAQGGRYNESANAYFKIQCKTYIVESAVQPTKSEIADLPKTELPMEGFVYADAEGSNWKSGQYESETVAPIPMDGYGASDVKWRYLETARSEGCTVHSWVGQRDFPYPTGVKNGFQLRPATASGGEASECATRTTGSPSNYEGYGPSSILFMEKANGGYVELKGGGVSAIAFGVVTYLDYGDAPESYGSAASLFQPNWERGELGEDIAPSPAPVGAEGTWYDLSAAQEAGQAVRVSAPDIRLGNFTDPDIFQYYSENADLDDRYDSNVDFSPPDDEDALSIDPTAPVGSDNWDGIIRTAPGLEWTKHDIICHGEGNIVGWIDWNHNGTFDDAEASAPTVCPASGRASLTWTVPSDVVRSVDGETGSASSTFMRLRITGDRNPDGSLVVPRATGVTLSGEVEDYGKITVMVPTLELIKTVDNAYASEQVPGLSAEQWTVGANGTVPLSGQGSTGGPRAVGQESMTLYESSDDPQAVGYQAGQWECTETPGTDSETYSSTVSESTDGEATLTVRNQDRVTCTIANTTKPGTLTWNKVEVDGSTAIGGSQWTLSGPGVPEGTLVADCVDTCEAGDYADQDPAAGAFRLTGLRWGDYAIEEAVAPTGYRPVTGSFAFTRIEGSSVEGALIEAEGVVNGGVVNERLTGSVSWTKTDADNGEPLAGAAWGLTGPEVPEGTVVDDCVAEPCTPGAYRDEDPAAGSFKVGGLVWSDESYVLTEVAAPAGYQMDATPHAFVITTDSLDYAFAEPFENSKTSVPSLPLTGGLGSDWFLIGGGVLALVAVVVGIVRRRRAQA from the coding sequence ATGCTGCGTCATGCTCAACGTGACGGTGCCCGCCGTGCGCGGCGCTGCCATCCTACGCTGTCTGGACTTACTGCGCTCTTTCTTTCGGGTTCCCTCGCCGTGTGTTACCTGGTAGCTCCTGCTGCTCAGGCGGTCTATGCGGCGCCTGATGGAGGGTCCGGCCGCTTCGAGTCCGTCATCGACTGGATCGATTGGACCGAGGCCTCAAACGTCACCGTTGACAACAGTGGTCGGATGATCCTTCCTGATGGAGCGAACTCTACGGTCTGGTCCACTCCATCGCGGGTTGGTGACGGCCTGTGGCGATCAAGCCAGTGCAGCATTAGTGAGGTCGAGACTCACTACGAGGTCACCCATGAGGGTGTGACCGAGACCTACGATGCCGGCCTTGTGGTCGGTTACGATACGGGGTCCTGGATCGGCGACGGCATGGCTCGTCTTTACAACGACTCGACACGATACGACAATGGCGTCGAGATCGACCCGAATTATGGCGTTCCCGGGATCTCATATCGGAATGTCAATGTGCGTTCGGGCCTTCCTATCGGCATCGCCAACGCCCAGGGTGGACGTTACAACGAGTCTGCGAACGCGTACTTCAAGATTCAGTGCAAGACCTACATCGTAGAATCCGCCGTCCAGCCGACGAAGTCGGAGATCGCGGACCTGCCCAAAACGGAGCTTCCCATGGAGGGCTTCGTCTACGCCGACGCAGAGGGGTCGAACTGGAAGAGCGGACAGTACGAGTCGGAGACGGTCGCCCCGATCCCGATGGACGGCTATGGGGCCTCCGATGTGAAGTGGCGCTACCTTGAAACCGCTCGCTCCGAGGGATGCACGGTGCACTCCTGGGTCGGTCAACGTGACTTCCCCTATCCGACTGGCGTGAAGAACGGCTTCCAGTTGCGTCCTGCCACCGCCTCAGGCGGCGAGGCCTCCGAGTGCGCGACACGGACCACGGGTAGTCCGTCCAATTACGAGGGCTACGGCCCCTCCTCGATACTCTTCATGGAGAAGGCCAATGGTGGCTATGTCGAGCTCAAAGGCGGTGGGGTCTCCGCCATCGCCTTCGGCGTCGTCACCTACTTGGACTACGGAGACGCGCCCGAGAGCTACGGAAGCGCCGCCTCTCTTTTCCAGCCCAACTGGGAACGAGGCGAGCTGGGAGAGGATATTGCTCCCAGCCCCGCCCCCGTCGGGGCCGAGGGAACCTGGTATGACCTCAGCGCCGCTCAGGAAGCCGGACAGGCCGTCCGGGTGAGCGCGCCCGACATCCGCTTGGGCAATTTCACCGACCCGGACATCTTCCAGTACTACTCGGAGAATGCCGACCTTGATGACCGCTACGACTCGAACGTCGACTTCAGTCCGCCCGATGACGAGGACGCGTTGTCAATCGACCCGACGGCTCCGGTCGGCTCTGACAACTGGGACGGTATCATCCGCACCGCCCCAGGTCTTGAGTGGACGAAGCACGACATCATCTGCCATGGCGAGGGCAATATCGTCGGATGGATCGATTGGAACCACAACGGTACTTTCGACGACGCCGAGGCATCCGCACCCACGGTGTGCCCAGCTTCCGGACGGGCTTCCCTGACATGGACTGTGCCCTCAGACGTTGTCCGAAGCGTCGATGGAGAAACGGGGAGTGCGTCCTCCACCTTCATGCGCCTGCGTATCACGGGAGACAGGAATCCGGATGGTTCCCTCGTTGTCCCGCGGGCCACCGGTGTGACCCTATCCGGTGAGGTTGAGGACTACGGGAAGATCACCGTGATGGTTCCCACCCTCGAACTTATCAAAACGGTGGATAACGCTTATGCCTCAGAGCAGGTGCCCGGCTTGTCAGCCGAGCAGTGGACTGTTGGCGCGAACGGAACGGTCCCCCTGTCCGGGCAGGGGAGTACGGGCGGGCCACGGGCCGTTGGCCAGGAGTCGATGACCCTGTATGAGAGCTCGGATGACCCCCAGGCCGTCGGATACCAGGCGGGTCAGTGGGAATGCACCGAGACACCGGGAACCGACTCGGAGACGTACTCCTCGACCGTCAGTGAATCGACCGACGGAGAGGCGACACTGACGGTCAGGAACCAAGACCGCGTCACCTGTACGATTGCCAACACCACCAAGCCCGGTACCTTGACGTGGAACAAGGTGGAAGTCGATGGTTCCACCGCCATCGGCGGGTCGCAGTGGACCCTGTCCGGGCCGGGCGTTCCGGAGGGCACCCTGGTCGCCGACTGCGTGGACACGTGCGAGGCCGGCGACTACGCGGACCAGGACCCGGCGGCAGGCGCCTTCAGGCTTACCGGACTTCGCTGGGGCGACTATGCGATTGAGGAGGCGGTTGCGCCTACGGGGTACAGGCCCGTTACCGGCTCCTTCGCCTTCACTAGGATCGAGGGTTCGTCCGTGGAAGGAGCCTTGATCGAGGCGGAAGGCGTTGTGAACGGTGGCGTGGTCAATGAGCGTCTAACCGGCTCGGTGAGTTGGACGAAGACCGATGCGGACAATGGCGAGCCTCTGGCAGGAGCCGCCTGGGGGCTGACCGGACCGGAGGTGCCCGAGGGCACGGTGGTCGACGACTGTGTCGCCGAACCCTGCACACCCGGTGCCTACAGGGACGAGGACCCGGCTGCGGGTTCCTTCAAAGTAGGCGGCCTGGTCTGGAGCGACGAGAGCTACGTCCTGACCGAGGTGGCTGCGCCGGCCGGATACCAGATGGATGCCACTCCACACGCGTTCGTCATTACGACCGACAGCCTCGACTACGCGTTCGCCGAGCCCTTTGAGAACTCCAAGACTTCCGTTCCGTCCCTCCCCCTTACCGGTGGCCTCGGCTCCGA